From the genome of Spinacia oleracea cultivar Varoflay chromosome 2, BTI_SOV_V1, whole genome shotgun sequence, one region includes:
- the LOC110796833 gene encoding equilibrative nucleotide transporter 8 → METMKNVQVQTSEAVRDTYKIAYILHFFLGAGNLLPWNAFITAIDYFAYLYPSKHVERVFSVAYMTSSLLVLLLMIKSQGSRSGSRFRLRMNVGFTMFVLSLMVTPAIDWVKWPSVKGNSDGSFIATVASVVVCGLADGLIGGSLIGSAGKLPKEYMQAVFAGTASSGVLVSMLRIITKASLPENPRGLQTSAHFYFIVSAIIVVVCTVCSNLLFRLPVMQEHQLSQQHIHNPITTNKPRLSDTAKKILHPTIGILSIYVVTLSIFPGFISDDNHTSELLKDWYPILIIMVYNFSDLAGKSLTALLIPNNITRVTWACLARVMFFPAFRASLHGPRWLQGEVFTVLLTFLLGISNGYLTSTLMILTPKSVSLLEAETAAVVMAVALGVGLVGGSVLGWLWVI, encoded by the exons ATGGAAACTATGAAGAATGTTCAAGTACAAACAAGTGAGGCAGTAAGGGACACTTACAAGATAGCATATATTCTCCATTTCTTTTTAGGAGCAGGCAATCTTCTTCCATGGAATGCATTCATCACAGCCATTGATTACTTCGCTTACCTTTACCCATCAAAGCACGTTGAGAGAGTCTTCTCAGTAGCATACATGACTTCCTCGTTACTCGTTTTGTTACTGATGATAAAGAGCCAAGGCAGCAGATCAGGAAGCAGGTTTAGACTAAGGATGAATGTTGGTTTTACCATGTTTGTGCTGTCTTTGATGGTAACTCCTGCAATCGATTGGGTTAAATGGCCGTCTGTTAAAGGGAATTCCGATGGGAGCTTCATTGCGACTGTCGCATCTGTAGTAGTGTGTGGTTTAGCCGATGGCTTGATCGGAGGAAGCTTGATAGGTTCTGCAGGGAAGTTACCTAAGGAGTATATGCAGGCAGTTTTTGCTGGAACTGCTTCCTCAG GGGTTCTAGTTTCGATGCTGAGGATCATAACAAAGGCGTCTCTCCCAGAAAATCCGCGAGGTTTACAAACGAGTGCACATTTCTACTTCATCGTGAGCGCCATCATCGTGGTAGTCTGCACAGTCTGCAGCAACCTGCTGTTCAGACTTCCAGTAATGCAAGAGCATCAACTATCTCAACAGCACATTCACAATCCTATTACTACTAATAAGCCTAGACTTTCCGACACTGCAAAGAAAATCCTGCATCCCACAATCGGAATCCTGTCAATCTATGTCGTTACTCTATCGATTTTTCCTGGGTTCATTTCAGATGATAATCACACATCCGAACTTCTCAAAGACTGGTACCCGATTTTGATCATCATGGTCTACAATTTCTCAGATCTAGCAGGAAAATCCTTAACAGCTTTGTTGATCCCAAACAACATAACTAGAGTGACATGGGCATGTTTGGCAAGAGTCATGTTTTTTCCTGCTTTCAGAGCAAGTCTGCATGGACCTAGGTGGCTTCAGGGTGAAGTTTTTACTGTGTTGCTAACGTTTTTGCTTGGTATAAGTAATGGCTATTTAACAAGCACTCTTATGATTCTAACTCCGAAATCAGTGAGCTTATTGGAGGCGGAAACTGCTGCTGTTGTTATGGCTGTAGCTCTTGGAGTTGGCTTGGTCGGAGGTTCTGTTCTTGGTTGGCTCTGGGTCATATGA
- the LOC110796836 gene encoding uncharacterized protein, with protein sequence MSTSSPNSHPSSPTTPQKSPSSTTSSPKNPPPASISTSSSSTAATTTTNTSSPTKVQAALESLTSILPTPPSSLSTSPSPPAFVLLTSPEISSQISSLLRHPTSGSGDNHLCRWLYDTFHSSDPSLQLIVLRFVPLISGLYLTRITRRNRQPLAGFEAILLALYAHETTARNNHPITVTVPDLSHPSIYHESSSPQRNNSTDLNIAVISSSLEPHGTVRSTRRARIVGVALELFFSKIWVMSIESKLDFCEFLDQWAGTHHNKNDENEHDNNNDYEIDQDCNKGRILLPWELLGPCLRILGHCMLGGEKEELLLREKAYRACKSLYNRATHDVNPKAILAVGSLLRLVKMDKELDEVDYTEIHNTRVISI encoded by the coding sequence atgtcaaCCTCATCCCCTAACTCTCACCCCTCCTCCCCCACAACACCCCAAAAATCCCCTTCCTCCACCACATCCTCCCCTAAAAACCCCCCACCCGCCTCAATCtccacctcctcctcctccaccgcCGCCACCACAACTACGAATACGTCCTCCCCTACAAAGGTGCAAGCCGCGCTCGAGTCATTAACCTCAATCCTCCCTACCCCTCCATCCTCCCTCTCCACCTCCCCTTCCCCCCCGGCCTTCGTCCTCCTCACTTCCCCCGAAATATCCTCCCAAATATCCTCCTTGCTCCGCCACCCTACCTCCGGTTCTGGTGACAATCATTTATGTCGTTGGCTCTACGACACCTTCCACTCCTCGGACCCTTCCCTCCAACTCATTGTCTTACGCTTTGTCCCTCTTATATCCGGCCTCTACCTCACCCGCATTACTCGTCGCAATCGCCAGCCTTTAGCCGGCTTCGAGGCCATCCTCTTAGCCCTTTACGCCCACGAAACTACCGCTCGAAACAACCACCCGATCACCGTAACCGTCCCCGACCTCTCTCACCCTAGCATCTACCACGAAAGCTCCTCCCCTCAACGTAACAACTCCACTGACCTTAACATTGCCGTCATCTCGTCCTCCCTCGAGCCCCACGGCACCGTACGATCCACTCGTAGAGCGAGGATCGTAGGGGTGGCCTTAGAGCTCTTCTTTAGCAAGATATGGGTCATGTCCATCGAGTCAAAGCTCGATTTCTGTGAGTTCCTAGACCAATGGGCCGGAACCCATCATAACAAAAATGACGAAAATGAACACGACAACAACAACGATTACGAAATCGACCAAGATTGTAATAAAGGGAGGATATTGTTACCATGGGAATTGTTAGGACCATGTCTTAGAATACTAGGACATTGTATGTTAGGAGGGGAAAAGGAGGAATTGTTGTTACGTGAAAAGGCGTATAGGGCATGTAAAAGCTTGTATAATAGGGCTACACATGATGTTAATCCTAAGGCCATTTTGGCTGTTGGTAGTTTGTTAAGACTTGTTAAGATGGACAAAGAATTAGACGAGGTTGATTATACTGAGATCCATAACACTAGGGTTATTTCCATCTAA